The Medicago truncatula cultivar Jemalong A17 chromosome 7, MtrunA17r5.0-ANR, whole genome shotgun sequence genome includes the window ttttttaatagtgtaGAGATTAGATATTTATGAATTGTAAATTGAAACAAACCCAATAAATTATGTTTATCTTTTACAATGACACCTACAAtatttgtcaagaaaaaagACACCagcaatataaaaaatttaatataaattcttgtatttttttatgacaccaacaaaaaaaatattattataagaaaattcgTTCTGTTTATAATTAGACCAGCCCAAAAtccattatatttatatatatatagtataaataaatttacTTCTATAACATATATCTTGATATTAGATTTAAAATATGACAGGTCACACGTCTCAAGTGCGGCAGTTTCATACTAGTCGTGTATTTGAACCATACAATGAGCGATGGAGCTGGTTTGAAACTATTTATGAATGCCTGGGCAGAAATGGCTCGAGGAGCACATAAACCTTCCATTCAACCTGTATGGAATAGGGAGATTCTAATGGCAAGAGACCCACCACACATTACATGCAACCATCATGAATACGAACAAATTTTTTCGTCAAATACAATCAAGGAAGAAGATACCACAACCCTAGTTCATCAATCTTTCTTCTTTAGGACTTCAGACATTGTTGTGCTTCGTCTCTTGGTTCCATTTCACCTTCGCCATTGTACCACATTCGATCTTATCACTTCATGTTTTTGGTGTTGTCGCACAAAAGCATTGCAGTTAGAGGCAGATGACGAGATACGAATGATGTGTATTGTCAATGCACGTTCGAGGTTTAATGCTAACAATTCGCCACTTGTTGGATACTACGGTAATTGTTTTGCTTACCCGGCGGCCGTCACCACTGCAGGGAAGCTTTGTGGAAACTCATTAGGTTATGCTGTGGAGTTGGTAAGAAAATTAAAAGCTGAAGTTACAGAGGAATATATGCATTCTGTAGCAGATCTTATGGTTATTAAAGAGCGGTGTTTATTTACAACTATAAGGTCTTGTGTTGTTTCAGATGTAACTCGTATAAAGTTAAGAGAAGTGGATTTTGGATGGGGTGAGGCCGTGTATGGTGGAGCTGCAAAAAGTGGGGCTGGGCCTTTTCCTGGAGCAGCCTATATCATCCCACATAAGAATGTAGAAGGAGAAGAAGGTTTCATATTACTAGTTTGTTTGTCCTTTGAAGCTATGAAGAGGTTTGCTAAAGAGTTAGATGAGATGCTTGGTAAACAAAATTAACCTAAAGCAAGTGGTTCCTAGTTTTgtcatgtttatctttttgtttGTCGTTTGTGATGTTCCAAGTACTCATTCTTGTCTCAAATTGAAGTAAAAGTTGTGTAAGTAAAAGTTGAGTCAACAAAAATGAGTGTATTTAGTtcaaattttgaacaaaatataaatttggaCCTAGTATAAccttttaaacaaaaatgagTGTATTTTCATGATCAAATACCATTAaccttttatgtttatatgttagattctttcttttaaattagaaattttttagatttagagtttgtttaaattttggtgtttttggCAAGAAATCATACAATGTTTGCATGTAAATGACTTGTGTTGCTTAaatgtttagatgtttgcatgtttatgttgttgttttgagttttagagaatttttttagatttagggtttgtttaaattttgattttttttgcaagatatgATACAATATTACATGCAAATGAGTAATATTGCTTAATTAtctagatgtttgcatgtttatgttgtagttatcatttttagggtttatgtataatttgcactccaagtgtttgataaaatgttggaatgagttttttcattgattgtgttaaatttcttattgtgtagatttgaagcaatggccgggtggatcgacgttcatgcagaATTCAACGGCGgggaacctcagaggttgaaggttcggtgccttgatgtaacgttaagaggtctcaaggatcaaCTGAATGAATTCAACCCCAGAGACGCAAGGAGGGTGGAATACGTTCGTATAAACGTCCagcgctcgacgaggggagagtatcattcacttgggtggagttaaagaacgacgaaaacgtgacgagcatgttttgggagcacaacatgttccagtggatcgatatgcgggtaacgttgctgagattaactaaaaatatcatcaacaatTTGATTCCGCCAAAAGATCGTCATTAATTAGGGTAAgatgcattccaactacaacaattagCTTACCTGtgaaatggggtaattcaaacttgccaaacgacCCTAATTCAAGTATTTCGCCAAACGTTCATGTTTTTCCTTCATCCGCCCTTTTTgagttttaattcaaatataaaaaaaaactgcacaCTACACACTTGAATGCTTCTCTTGAATTAATCGACCCCTCAAAATTTCGAAATAAAATAGTGAAACCCCATTAACAACTAAAATTACAAACTTGCtacaataaaatcaaaattttgaaattgagtGAGAAACCATATAAATCCTCCAAATTGCAATTGAATAAGGTGAATCTCGTTATCAATCAAACACATGCAAATAGTtctaatacaaaaaaaatctattttattttggcatactCCATTTGATTTCTTTCGCATGGAGTGTGAACACCGATCTCTACAGTGCCACCATATTGTGTTCTTTTGCATCTGATTCACCCAGATTTGGGTTGCGTTTTCCCTCTTGGTATGGCGTCGACAAAGATCGATGAGATCGACAATCTGTCTCAGTAATACATAACGATTTCTGCTCTGCTCGAAATCATGatctccaaaaaaattattgggcTACAATGGGAACAACAGTTGCAGTGGCTTCGACGGTTGGAAACAGATTTGTTGGGAAGAAGAGTTTACATATAGtatgaattgaaaatttgattacATGTTGTTCAATAAACATGCAGTTTTGCAATTATAAAGGACCAACTATCCAGTTTATTCTCGACTTGTCTTTCATGTGTAATTTTCTATTTGCTATATATCATCAATATATagtacaaataaatataaataacacaATCTAGATCTGATAGTTTATattacaagttaaaaaaaatcatgctaACAAATGACGAAagtattcaaattaaaaataattgatgaaattcagatagaaaaaattattttttgctgTTTCAAtattaaatgcacaattttttagataaagtccttattttaaacttcttaaccaATACCTTTAGACATGTGTTAGTATTTCACTTAACAAAAAATTAGCTATACACAATCCCAATCAGGAATTTTAGATTATTATtgggaaaaaaatgaatttaagaTTGGACAAGCCTAACACGCGTGACAACGTAATTGCCGCATTAAGTACAAATCCTATAAATTACACTATCGTCGCTACGAGTTAAGATCAtcttcatttattaaaaaaaatgaagtatacAATTTGAAAAGAGATAGACAGATAAAGAGATAGTGGATATTTTGGGTTAAGATTCTCTCCATTTATTAGtttctccatttcaaccatttgaaaagataaagacacaaagaaaattgaaagtaaTTAATAGTGGTGGGACTCGAGTTAAGATCTTCTCCATTTTGTATCCTCTCCATTTCTTCATTTGGAGAGATATAgactcaaaaaaatattagaaaaagcaaaaaataattaatgatggtagGGCCTATTATCTATTTATGTGTCTATCTATCTCTAAATTGTGTaattccatttattttatcaaatagagAGGATCCTAACCCGTGGGACTCACTTAGTGGTATGATCCACTACCTACTTTTTTGTTTCTATATCTTACCAAATGGCAttatccatttattttaaacaaatagaGAGGATCTTTACTTGGATAAAGTACATATCCTCTCCATTtgtgaaaataaattgagaatGACATTTAgaaagagatagacacaaaaaataggacgtgggtcccaccatcattaatttttttctttttccaaaacttTGTGTGTTTATACCTCTTCAAATGGTATAATGGAGAGGATATTGACtcaattttttgtgtctttatcgagtaaagatcctctccatttataaaaataaatgaagaatgtcatttagatagagatacatacaaaaaaaaaaaaaaaagattgtggGTCATACCATTGAGTGAGTCATACcgtcattaattatttttctagtTTTTATGTCgatgaagatcctctccatttagcaaaataaatggagtttgcaatttggagagagatagacacaaaaaattgaTGGTCCCACCATCATGAATTATATTTTatgtctttatctctccaaattgaagaattagagaaagagacaaatgaagaggatcttaacttttttatgtatttttatcactccaaataaaacaaatgaaaaatgacATAAATGAAAAGGATTTTAACTCATCTTTATCTTTTAAAACGGAGGAAACTGAGAGAATCTTATGTGCTAATATTAATTTCAGGACTGACACAGTAACAAGGCGTCATGAATCTATTGGTGCTCACAAAAAGACATAGTACGAAATGACGACTTAGAATTTTGTTGCCCCATTCCATGTGATGATGTCCTTCATGAATTCATAATGTGAATTTTccgaaaaaaaaatagaaaatgaattCATAATGTGAGACTTGCTCAAAATAACTGCGGGTCATACacattttccttatattttcgGTGCAGGTTttcccaaaaaaacaaaaacgtgagcttttttattatttttttgaagaaaaacgtGAGCTTTCTAGATacctccattttaaaatgagtgtcgttttagcaaaaaaaaatattttaaaatgaatgacaCTCTAGatttccaatacaactttagttttttttcttccaactttactttcaataaaggtcaaatgcatctaaatgtcctttaagtttttcatttttcccaaagtcgtctttaagtttcaaaagtctcaagcaagtcctttaagtttcaaaagtctcaaacaagtctttttagtttttgaatcgtttcaaacaagtccttttagaggatgatggtgatgatttagatgatagcaacaaagagcattatccatcatttgtcatgcctaaaaagatgactaattttaagtgggtgttaggagccagattcggtaccaaagatgagttcaaggaagcaattaccaactatgttatctacaataggacttgtttgaaacgattcaaaaactaaaaggatttgttttagaattttgaaacttaaatgacgactttgggaaaaatgaaaaacttaaaggacatttagatgcatttgaccttcaataaatacttcaactttttcctcacacaattttcaatgcaattttatgtttgtctttttcatataaaacaaGGGCAGTTTAGTAAAATTGTTATGTTTAATGGTTATTCCATTTCATTCTTTAATctgtgtgcaattggctaaTGCGCACTAAAATGAGAGAGTACTAGTTTAATAATTGAAGATATGGtacaatttatataaaattcaaatgGTAAGCATGCTTTATGTTATCTTGCGGTGGAAAGAGGTCACGCCGTACGATAGAAGCCTACAACCTAACATATTTAAAGTATGGTTCGGTCTAACTCgtttaataaaaattcaaactcaaacattttataaagtctatttaattaaataggtCAAGCAGAGATTTAcaaaaaaagcatattaaatCCCTCAGGCCAACCTATCAAGCAGAGACTTACAAAAAAGCATATtaagtccctataaatataccaaattttttgtttagtccctctaaaattttccttcaacttttagtccatataaaattttcaatcttcacttttggaccctcgtttaaagtaaactcatatgtagaattcatatttttagataaaattttggacaaaaatgtataatattataatgatctctcccaaaaaaatttagaatttttgaccaaaacatgaattaaatatgaatttttatatttttggtggtaaaaagttcatatttaattcatgtttcgttaaaaattctaatatttttggagtgatttttacaatattccatacatttctgtacaatttcattaaaaaatacaaaaatttacttaaaaatagggaccaaaagtagtgattgaaaattttagagagactaaaacgaaaagttgatatatttatagggaccaaaaacatatttaacccttttattttttttgaaggaatatatcttctattattgatattgttaagttttttttccaTAATCTCAAGTCGTCATATTATTTGGTTATTTATTAGCAGATATTATTAGTGTGATTAAATCTTCGTAAGATTTCGTTATTTAGTAGCAGATCTATTCGTATGCTTTAGATATTCATAAGTTTTGATATGTTTAGTAGTAGGTTTATAGATATTCTTAGGTCTTGATGTAAAATAAGCTTTTAAAGAGGCTTATACAAGTACTATGCTCCGAGCATCCACAACGGTAGCACATTAATAAACTTCTACTATTAGTGTACTATGCTTTGAACATCCACAATAATAGTACATTAATAGACTACAACTGTTAGtgtattttcataagttttttttttttttttgaagaagaaaatactttcataaattttgatatgtttaGTAGTAGGCTTATAAGGTACTATgttagatttttaatttttgaattaatttttataacttttgtaGTCATGATAGACTCATGTTTCtacatataataaatttttctaatgttttttttctttgagaaaATAGTCATGATTTTGCCCCTCGAAATTGTAGTGGTAAGGCATTTTGACTTTGcgaataaaaaacaatattgtgattgtagttttgtttttaagatATGGGCGTGACTGCATATTCACGTTTGCTTTGTTGTATCATTAATTTTCAGTTCTCGGCGCGACTACAGTTTCGTTTCACATTTGGGCTTTGTCTCCGTTTGTTAATCTCGCGCGCATTGCAATGGTTATTTTTCTGCATGATCAATGTCTGAGGCAATTGGTCcattgagtgttttttttttttttttttcctttctgcGTGCTTTTTTCAGCCGGAAATCCATTTATTTCTTGTAGTGTTTGGTTGACCACCTACAATGTTGGTTCACCTTAaacatttgaaattaaaattttcaaaatgagaTTATCTTGACTAGCGGAAGTGCATTTAAGGGAtctatataagaaaaaataattaattaattatacgaccaacccacttgggttggtctgGTGTTGTTAGCTTGGGTTCTTGGAGTGTATTTCTTCTCAAAGTCTCAGATTCGATTATCTCTGGTACCAATTTTTGTGGGCtacttaaagaaaaaattatatgaccGAAATGAAATGGTAAATAAGTTAAGGAAACAATATCTTATTTAGCATACAAAATAAGGTGCAATTTATATCAAATGGTCCCTgggttcttaattttttttatgtttttataatttttgtggcCATGACAGACCAAAAGTTTGTACATATCATTaagttttatataaaatatttgagtaaatagtcatttCATCCCTTAAAATTGTAGTTGTCGACATTATGTCGTCTGAAAATGAACGAGATCGAGCATTTTGTCCCTTCCGTTACGTTGTGCCGTTAAGAGGTATGATGTAGCACGGTAACCGCATATATAAACATCCAAGTGGATGACACACTCGCGACACGTAGCAAGaaaaatccatcaaatcatGACTTCGagtatcaaatattttatttttatattatgcaTACTAGATTTTGAAAGCAATTGATAGACGAaactttcttttaaattttattttttgaagaaactaaactaACCCACTCCAATCGAAAAATAAAGAAGGGGCATGATTTTTTATGCTAAAAGAAAGTTTCCTCTAGTAGTACAATACAAGATAAGAAGCACTTTTGTAATGGTCCTTAGATTTTAAACTTTTCATTTGTTGTGGCCATGCATGGTAATTTTTCAGTGCAGGTTTTCCCAACAAAAACGCGTGTTTGGTTGAAAACTATATGTTCAATAAACATGGTCCTTagattcttcaatttctaaatTTTTGTGGCCATGATAGTTCAGTTGTACgtatcattttcaaaaactccatttataaattaacgCAATCAGTGTATAACTCACTCAAAAGAAACACGACACATATTAACTCTTATATATAGTTTTGTATATCATGACTTCATCACCATTGTTGTTCACAGTGCGGAGGTGCCAACCAGAGTTGGTGCCACCAGCTGCACCCACTCCTCGCGAAGTTAAACTATTATCTGACATAGATGATCAAGAATGCTTGCGTTTCAATATGCCTATCATATTTATCTATCGTCATGAACCATCAATGATAGAGAAAGACCCTGCTAAGGTTCTTAAACGTGCACTCTCACAAacacttgtttattattatcCACTTGCGGGAAGAATTAGGGAGGGAGCTAGGGACAAGTTGATGGTGGATTGTACCGGTGAGGGAGTCATGTTCATTGAAGCTGAAACTGATGTTACACTTGATGAATTTGGTGATGCACTGCATCCCCCATTCCCTTGCTTCCAAGAACTCATATACGATGTTCCAGGCACAAACCAAATTATTGATCATCCCATTCTGCTTATACAGGTCCAATTATGTTAATTCTTTCAACCTTAATGTTTTGCAGGCCTTGTCCATGAAGTTGTGACTCAGACAATATTACACACctcacttttaaattttaaattttccttaatattattttatttcctttaaaaaaagatattatgttattaataataatgtcTACAAATTTAGAGAATAGGTtaatttttatctaaaaatagTAGATGGAAGGCATGGCAACTGAATCTACTCGAACcgatttttacaaaaaattcattaaagctttgtttgggagtttggaggggaagggaagtgagggctttggggggttgaaaatatatagaaaaatgtacaaaaaaattcacattttttgaaagaacagttttttagagaatgataaactaatacttatgattaatatacttttaattttaagaatattataataacatagattggatttgaaaaattcatataaaccttcCATAACCCCCCAAAATCCTCCCCCAAtataatttttgagttcccccaaatgagggggattttttattataagtaaaaaattaacctccaaagccctctcctccaaatgtcttctatttcttccatttgctcctccctttttttcaaaaaccctcccctcccctcccatccaaactcccaaacaaaacctaCGGGTAGAGAGCGTACGGTTCAAGTTTTCTCCATCAATTCAAATAAGGGCTGTGCTATATATCACAAACGTGAAACTTCTTtggtaacaaacaaaaataaaacaatccaTTTAGAGGCGGTTAGCAAAAATAGAGAAACAGGCGAAAGCGCAGGGTCGTGAAATTATGAGATTATTTTCGCTATAAACAacattttctttcaaagaaaattatataaaaaattagtcatattttttctacaaagaaaattatataaaaaattattcatatactatgtttaatacattaattttttagggAATGTTTAATATAGATATACATTTCCCTTGAAATAATAcacatataattttattttaggctAAATTAAATATCCAGTTCCTTAACTAATCTCATACTTTTCTTTTGGTCTcataactaatattttttagttttggttccTTAATTAATGGGGAGAGGACCAATTGGTTGGCCGACGAAAACATATTTGAGGAAACAAAACGTAAGAAATATTAGTTTTGAgatcataataaaattaaaaaattaattaagggacAACTAGACGTGTAATTTagcttttattttatcatatacatatttaaattttaatctcttttaaaatggaaaaatcattttaatttgaaattcaacTAGTCGAGTATGAGTTTAGAAGAGTGTGTTAGAGGATGTTTTTCTAATAATcttcataaattaattatgatttatgGTCGCATGAGCGCCATAAAACGTTAATCTCATACTAATGAAGCCCGAATACTTCAAATATGAAGACGTACTCGCATCAGATACGTATCAGATCTCGATACTCTGCGGATACTCGTAGATAATAATCCACGATCAGAATTAATTTATTGGATATTTATAGGATACTCGAGAGATACacacatatatttataaaatatacttAGAAGAAGAACGAATGGTAAAAAAGTGAGATtgtgttgtgaaaattcaatagagatgtatatatatatatatatatatatatatatatatatatatatatcgattCCATGGATACTAGACAATTTGTCAAAACCCTTTCTGATACCCATAAAACAAAGGAGATTTTCCGTTATCAACCAACAACGTTCGAAACGGTAACGGTTCTTCAAAGATTGCAAAACAATTTGTCAAACCCTTTCTGCTACCCACAAAACAAAGGTGACTGTTCATATTCGGTTACTTGTTATATTCGAAGATTGCAATTTGTTGGCTATATGGTTTACAATTTGCAACCTTTCTTCAAACTAACATAAGGGGAATCGAAATATATTGAAttcaatacaaatacaaatgagATTGTTAATCCATGAATATTGTGCAAATTAACAAATGAGAAAAGCTACACACAAAACTCGTGAGATTGTTAATCCATGAATTAACAATCACAACCTTTCTTCAAACTAATATATGGGTCACCATTGCGAAGGAGATGAGGAAC containing:
- the LOC11429609 gene encoding benzyl alcohol O-benzoyltransferase gives rise to the protein MTSAPLLFTVRRSQPELVPPAAPTPREVKLLSDIDDQEGLRFNIPMMFIYRHEPSMKEKDPVKVLRHALSQALVYYYPFAGRIREGAGRKLMVDCTGEGVMFVEAEADVTLDEFGDALHPPLPCFEELLYDVPGSELIIDRPIRLIQVTRLKCGSFILVVYLNHTMSDGAGLKLFMNAWAEMARGAHKPSIQPVWNREILMARDPPHITCNHHEYEQIFSSNTIKEEDTTTLVHQSFFFRTSDIVVLRLLVPFHLRHCTTFDLITSCFWCCRTKALQLEADDEIRMMCIVNARSRFNANNSPLVGYYGNCFAYPAAVTTAGKLCGNSLGYAVELVRKLKAEVTEEYMHSVADLMVIKERCLFTTIRSCVVSDVTRIKLREVDFGWGEAVYGGAAKSGAGPFPGAAYIIPHKNVEGEEGFILLVCLSFEAMKRFAKELDEMLDLKQWPGGSTFMQNSTAGNLRG